One window of the Colletotrichum lupini chromosome 9, complete sequence genome contains the following:
- a CDS encoding globin: MGLTQDQINIVKSTAPVLKVHGETITTLFYKDMIDTHPELKNIFSLRNQASGEQPRALAQSVLAYATYIDDLPKLKSAVERIAHKHASLYIRPEHYDIVGHHLMKAIGEVLGDALTPEIAEAWTLAYGQLAQVFIRREKEMYQEAGTWTNWRKFKIIRRIDESDSVTSFYLAPSDGKLPLPKYLPGQYISVQVPVPQLGGITQPRQYSLSDAATQGEYYRISVKREATVVDAPEDDLKKGLVPGLISNLLHDGYQVGDEIDVSHPQGDFFLDAKESEKADVPLVLLSAGVGATPLMSILNTVLSPESKTPNRPIKWVHAARNSSNLVFAKHIRNLTRERENVSAHIFLNEVKPGDEKGQEYDYEQQLDLKQLPEEELGLADKRTEYYVCGPRDWMLKVRLVLEGLGVERERVKLELFATGDVEQ; this comes from the coding sequence ATGGGCCTCACGCAAGACCAAATCAACATCGTCAAGTCGACGGCGCCCGTGCTCAAGGTGCACGGCGAGACCATCACGACCCTCTTCTACAAGGACATGATTGACACTCATCCCGAACTCAAGAACATCTTCAGTCTTCGCAACCAGGCCTCCGGTGAGCAGCCCCGGGCACTCGCCCAGTCTGTTCTCGCCTATGCCACGTATATCGACGATTTGCCCAAGCTCAAATCCGCCGTTGAGCGCATCGCTCATAAGCATGCGTCGCTGTACATTCGCCCCGAGCACTACGACATTGTCGGCCACCACCTTATGAAGGCGATTGGGGAAGTCTTGGGCGACGCACTTACACCCGAGATCGCCGAGGCTTGGACACTAGCATACGGGCAGCTTGCGCAGGTTTTCATCCGCCGCGAGAAGGAGATGTACCAGGAAGCAGGCACCTGGACAAATTGGCGCAAGTTCAAGATCATCCGCCGCATCGACGAGTCCGACTCCGTCACCAGCTTCTACCTCGCACCCTCAGACGGCAAGCTCCCCCTGCCCAAGTATCTACCCGGCCAGTACATCTCCGTGCAGGTCCCAGTACCGCAACTCGGCGGCATCACTCAGCCCAGACAATACAGTCTCAGCGACGCGGCGACACAAGGAGAGTACTACCGCATCAGTGTCAAGCGTGAGGCGACAGTGGTGGACGCGCCGGAAGATGACCTGAAGAAGGGCCTGGTTCCCGGCCTCATCTCCAACCTGTTGCACGACGGCTACCAGGTTGGCGACGAGATCGATGTGTCGCACCCGCAAGGAGACTTCTTCCTGGATGCGAAAGAATCCGAAAAGGCGGACGTTCCGTTGGTGCTTCTCTCGGCAGGTGTCGGTGCAACGCCGCTCATGTCGATCCTCAACACGGTGCTGAGCCCGGAGTCCAAGACGCCGAACCGGCCGATCAAGTGGGTGCACGCCGCacgcaacagcagcaactTGGTATTTGCCAAGCACATCCGGAACCTGACGCGGGAGCGAGAGAACGTCAGCGCGCATATCTTCCTCAATGAGGTCAAGCCAGGAGACGAGAAGGGGCAGGAGTACGATTACGAGCAGCAACTCGACCTGAAGCAATTGCCGGAAGAAGAGCTCGGCCTCGCCGATAAGAGAACCGAGTACTACGTCTGCGGGCCGAGAGATTGGATGCTCAAGGTGAGACTTGTGTTGGAAGGTTTGGGCGTCGAGAGGGAGAGAGTGAAGCTGGAGCTATTCGCAACTGGTGACGTCGAGCAGTAG